A window from Chrysemys picta bellii isolate R12L10 chromosome 2, ASM1138683v2, whole genome shotgun sequence encodes these proteins:
- the NEUROD6 gene encoding neurogenic differentiation factor 6, producing MLTLPFDESVVMPESQMCRKFSRESEDQKQIKKPESFSKQIVLRGKNIKRATGEDTEKEDEEEDREEEDENGLPRRRGLRKKKTTKIRVERVKFRRQEANARERNRMHGLNDALDNLRKVVPCYSKTQKLSKIETLRLAKNYIWALSEILRIGKRPDLLTFVQNLCKGLSQPTTNLVAGCLQLNARSFLMGQTGESAHHTRSPYSSFYPPYHSPELSTPPGHGTLDNSKSMKPYNYCSAYESFYESTSPECASPQFEGPLSPPPINYNGIFSLKQEDALDYGKNYNYGMHYCAVPPRGPLGQSSMFRLPTESHFPYDLHLRSQSLTMQDELNAVFHN from the coding sequence ATGTTAACACTACCATTTGATGAGtctgttgtaatgccagaatccCAGATGTGCAGAAAGTTTTCCAGAGAAAGTGAGGACCAAAAGCAAATTAAGAAGCCAGAAAGCTTTTCAAAGCAGATTGTACTCCGAGGAAAGAATATCAAAAGGGCCACTGGAGAAGACACAGAAAAAGAAGATGAGGAAGaagacagagaggaggaggatgagaatgGTTTGCCTAGAAGGAGGGGCCTTAGGAAAAAAAAGACAACCAAGATAAGAGTGGAAAGGGTCAAATTCAGGCGGCAAGAAGCCAATGCTAGAGAAAGGAACAGGATGCATGGCCTTAATGATGCTCTGGACAATTTAAGAAAAGTGGTCCCTTGTTATTCAAAAACACAAAAACTGTCTAAAATAGAAACTTTAAGACTAGCCAAAAACTATATTTGGGCTCTTTCTGAAATCCTGCGTATTGGCAAGAGACCTGACCTGCTCACGTTCGTCCAAAACTTGTGCAAAGGTCTATCCCAGCCAACTACAAACTTGGTGGCAGGGTGCCTGCAGCTGAATGCCAGAAGTTTCTTGATGGGTCAGACGGGGGAAAGTGCCCATCACACAAGGTCACCATATTCCAGCTTCTATCCTCCCTATCACAGTCCTGAGCTCAGTACTCCCCCGGGGCATGGAACTCTTGACAATTCCAAGTCTATGAAACCCTACAATTACTGCAGTGCTTACGAATCCTTTTATGAAAGCACTTCCCCTGAGTGTGCCAGCCCACAGTTTGAAGGTCCCTTAAGTCCTCCCCCAATTAACTATAATGGGATATTTTCCCTGAAGCAAGAAGATGCCTTGGACTATGGCAAAAATTACAATTATGGCATGCATTACTGTGCAGTGCCACCCAGGGGTCCCCTTGGGCAGAGCTCCATGTTCAGGTTGCCTACCGAGAGCCACTTCCCTTACGACTTACATCTGCGCAGCCAGTCTCTCACCATGCAAGATGAATTAAATGCAGTTTTTCATAATTAA